GGATTTGAATGCAGGAGTCCAGCTCCAGAGTCCATACTTTGAACCACTATACTGTACTGACTACAAGAGACGTtcgcttaaaggaaaaaaattgagaatttgaaggtaaagaaatggaagatatatGTCGTGATTCACAACAAGATGGGGATTTAGCTCATGTTAAGGGTTCCGTTCCCCAAGATCCACCAAGGAGAAACAAGACGGGGAATTACATaaactaaacttttaaaatgatatggggggggcgcacctgggtggctcagtcagttaagcgtccaactcttggtttcggctcaggtcaggatctcacagttcgtgggatcgagccccatgttgggctctgtgctgacagcatggagcttgcttgggattctctctctctctccctctctctctctctgcttgtgctctccctccattttgaagtaaataaataaacttagaaaaaagatttTGTGTGTACTTGTTCTACCAGTTATGGAGAGAAGAGTTTGAAATAATCAGCTACGATTGCCAGtatgtctatttctccttgctgTTCTATCAGTTTTCAAGTACACTTATTTTGATGAATGGTGCTCTGTTATGGAAGGAATACGTGTTtaggatttttgtgtcttttcatgAAGTGATAGAAACCagataaattagtaaatattgcatgattcctttgtttgtttttagtttgtttttttttaattttttttcaacgtttatttattttttgggggacagagagagacagagcatgaacggggggaggggcagagagagagggagacacagaatcggaaacaggctccgggctctgagccatcagcccagagcctgacgcggggctcgaactcacgaaccttgagatcgtgacctgaggtgaagtcggacgctcaaccgactgagccacccaggcgccccctagtttgttttttttttaatgtttattcactattgagagacagagagggagcatgagcaggggaggggcagagagaggaagacacagaatccgaagcaggctccaggttccaagctgttagcacagagcctgacacggggctagaactcacaaaccgcaagatcatgacctgagccgaagtcggacacataactgactgagccacccaggtgcccctgcatgatTCCTTTGATATAAAGTCCCAGAGGGGACAAAAGTAATCCACAGTGATAAAAATCAGTGATTTCTGGAAAGGTTGAACTGACTGGGCAGGAGAACAAAGGAATTTAGGgacatgatgaaaatgttctacatctttttttttttaatggtttatttcttttaagtttatttatttattttgagagagagctagagagagagcaggggaggggcagaaaaagagagagtcagagaatcccaagcaggtcatagcacggggctcagacccatggggctcgaacccatgaactgtgagatcatgccctgagccaacccaagagtcagacgcttaaccacctgagcctcccaggtgccctggaaatgtTCCACATCTTGATCGAGAACATGGTTACATACGCTCTCAACATTCACGtttgtcaaggggcgcctgggtggcgcagtcggttaagcgtcggacttcagccaggtcacgatctcgcggtccatgagttcgagccccgcgtcgggctctgggctgatggctcggagcctggagcctgtttccgattctgtgtctccctctctctctgcccctcccccgttcatgctctgtctctctctgtcccaaaaataaataaaaacgttgggaaaaaaaaaattaaaaaaaaaaacattcacgtTTGTCAAAATTCACATTCAAATGGGTGCGTTTTATTATACGTAAAGTGCATACAATAAATGAGGTTGATATTTATCTACCATTGACAGTGGTAGATTTGAAGGATGCAAAATGGGAGTGATGCGCAAAGTGTGACTTCGGGGTGCCCCAGTCTCTACCCTAGGGCTCGAGTCACCACTTCCCTACTCAGTGGGTCTGACCCACACTAAGCTAGGGCCCTTACGCTTCTGGGTAACCAACGCCACAAGAAAAAGGCTAATATTCCAGGGGAATGCGATACTCTGACATAGGAGGCATAAATACCCCCCAACGAGCAACTGGATTATATCCACACTCCATCAGAAGCAGAAGGATTAGAGCAGttgaatcaataatttaaaactgGAACTGGAGCAAGTGTTGGATGTTAAGAGGGAAATGCTCGATTATTCGCTGAGGGCGGCTTCCAAAAGGCATAGGCTGGATAGGAGCTCGTGGTCTGACACTCACCCCAGAGCCTGAGTCACCGGCTGGCTTCAAATCCATGATTTGCACTGGCTGGGCTGCTCTCTTCCTGAGGGTCTTCACTCTAAGGGAACAGCCCCGCGACTTTCAGCCTGGTTATTTGGGGCGTGCAGCGGGCAGACCATCCCCTGCATCCCACGAAGAGCATAGAAGGAGGCAGGTGGGTGTGGGTCCAGTCTCCAAGTGCTTCCCCTAATCCAAGAGCTGGaccaggggctgggaagagaaCCCAGGCTTGGCCCGACTGGCTACGGGATGCTTCACTCCACCACGCAGCCTCCTTTCCTGGCTCTTGGAGTTCCCAGCAGCCCGAGTTCCTCTAGCTCGGGCTCTCTAAGATTCCATGACCTCATGCCCTTTCCACTCCAggcctctccctccatccctggaGCCCACTCTCACCTGAAGAtgagacaaaggcagagagaaagtagCAGGGTCATGATGCCCGCTCCCCCGACGACTCCCAGGACGCCACTGGCCCTGGGTTCTGGCTTATCTGCAGAAAATTTGAGTTCTGTGTAAGCTCCAGTTCCAATACATGACATCCGGTGTCCCCCCGCCACCCATCACATGGCATTCCATTGCCCTGTGGACGCTGGACCGGCCCCTTCCCCTAGCCTCAGGACTAAAGATCTTAAGCCTACAGCTGCTCTATTTGGGGCCTTAGGTgcctccccgccccagccccatCTCTCTGAAGCTCTTGGGGGCTGAATTTTGTCCCCTGCCAAATTCCTATGCTGAAGTCCCAGCCCTCTGGTACACCCCTCCACCCTCACAATGTGACTTTCCTTGCAACAGGGTCCTTAcaaaggtaatcaagttaaaatgggATCGCtagggtgggccctaacccaatatgactagtgtcctcataaaatggggatatttgGACACAGACGCGCACCCAAGAGGGTGCCAGGAAAACATGAAGGCGGAGAAGGGGTGATGCTTGCACAAGCTGAGGACCatcaaagattgccagcaaacacCAGAAGCCAGGGGGAGGCTGGAACAGTTCTCACAGTCTCAGAAGGAACTGATCTGTGGACACCTTGATTCTatccagaactgggagagagtAAATCCCCATTGTTTGAACTGCCCAGTGTGAGGGACTTTGTCACAGCTTCCCTAGCAAGGGATGTGGTGCAAGGACCAAGCTCCTAGTCCTCCAGGtaacaccccccacccaccccaccttccCACAGCCCCCAGACCTGGCCGCAGCACCAGGACGGCGGTGCTCTGGGCCCCGTGCTCATTCCGGGCCTCGCAGCCGAGTCTGAGGTCGGAGCGCAGCGGCCCCCTGAGGCTCAGGGAGCCGTTGGCCCAGGGCCCCTCGGAGCTGGAGGTGACGGTCAAGGAGGCGTCGCTGTGgttcccctccagcagcccctcccccagccgccaGCGCAGGGTGGGGGCCGGCAGGGCTCGGGCGGAGCAGGTGCAGCCCAGCGCCTCGCCCTCCCAGGAGCAGGAGGGGCCGAGCAGCCGCGGGGGgcctgcggggggggggaggggcagggtcagCGGCGCCTCTGCTCCCCAGGCCCCGGgcgtcccgcccccccccccgggggtccCCACACTCACAGACCACAGAGAGACGCAGGGAGACGTGCTGGGAGCCCAGCGAGTTCTGAGCTCGGCAGGTGAGGACTCCTTCCTCCGCAGCCCCGACTTGAGGCAGCTCCAGGATGTGGGTCGTGCACATGGGGGTGGCATTCAGGGCAGGGGACCCCCGGAACCAGCTCAGCTCGGCGGGGGGGTTGCCGGCAGCAGCACAGAGCAGCCGCAGGTCCTGGCCCTCCCGGATGAGAAGGGACGAGGTGTTTTGCAGAGTCTCTAGGGCTTTGGgggagagagatgcagagagggagagaggagttgGGTGAGGCCGGTGACTCTCTCCTCTTGTGATGTCCACACTCGCTCTGAGGAGGGGACTGGCAGAGTCCAGGCAGCAGGCCTGCAGTCGAGGCCGGGATGGTTTGCCCGGGAGCTGCCCCCACCGTCCAGCAGATGGAGGCCCGAGGGCTGACACAGGGGATACATATGGGGCACAAACATTAACTTCAGGGAGTCCAAGTTTGTGCAGGCCTCTGGCCGGCCCACCGCTCCCTTTGTCTGAACTCAGTGTCCGGCTTCTTGTGTGTGTCTCAGGCCTGTTCCTGGCCAGCAGAAGCTTGAGAGCCAAGCAGGGCTGTCCTGGCAGAGCCCGGGTTTCCACCCCAGCCCCGGAGAAAAGAGGTTCTTTCCTACCTATTCTGTTTCCTTGGAAGATCCTGATGGCCGTGTTCTGTGGAGCATCTGGACAGAAGGATGAGGCTGCCTCGGCATTCATGGCAACGGAGGAGTGGGTGGTGGGCCATTCCCCCAGGACCCGGGGCCACAGATAAGGGGATTCCCTTCCCGCTTAGCTACCAAGACCCCATTGTTAAACCACAGCCTAGCTCTGCCCTGGCCCCACCCctcaggcacctgggtgctcCTGGCCCTCCACTCACAGGTGACATTGAGCTGGACGGTCCTTTCCACCATCACACCAATTGCAGGGAATTGCACTTGACAGGTGAGGTTGGTGCCGTGGTCCTGGGACCGTGGGGTGAGGGTGAGCACCGAGGAGAGACGCGTCCTGGGACCCAGGGAGGTGAAGGCGGCTGACGTCCAGGAGAAGATGGGGGGCATTCCCCGCTCGCAGGCCCAGGGCACAGAGCAGTTCAGGTCCCCGGGGCGGCCGGACTCCAGGGTCCCCGGGGTAAGGATGTGAGGTGTGTGGGTCAGAGCTGGTGAGGACAGACACAATGTTGGGGCCCCTCGGTGTTTTGTCAGCCCTCCCCAGTGTCTTGTCATGCCCGTCTCCACTCCACACCACCCCCAAAAGGCACAGAACCTTCATTTTTCCATCTCTGATGCCCCACACCCTGGGGTCTTTCCCTGGGCCCCTCCCATACCTGTCACATTCAGAGAAAGCATATTATATAGATAGGAGTGTGTTTCGACATGTAAGAAGTAAGTCCCACTGTCCCCCATGTTGACATCTGTGATGTACAGGGAGCAGTCCTCGGTCTGGGGGTCCCCAAGGAGGAAGAACCGGCCCTGGGTCCTCTCATGCAGCTTCCTGTCTGGTTTGTTTGTGGCCACTGGAGGATCGTAGTAAACATCTGCCCCTTTCTGGAACCAAGATATGGAGATGAATCCAAAGCTAAACCAGGGCAAAAAAAATTTGCAGCGCACGTGGACACACAAGCCCTCCTGGACAGTCACGGACTCCTGTAGCTCCAGCTGGTAgcccagaacccgaagcaggggccctggagagagagggaaagactcAGCTCGGAGCTTCGATGCCTCCCCCAAATGGGGTTCCCTCTCCCCTCAGTTCACTCACCTccacacagcagcagcagcagcagccacagcGGCATCCCTCTGTCATGCCCTGGGACAGTTTGCCTTCTGTGGCCCCTCTGACAGAGAAAGGAATCCGTGGGCTGTGGGAGGACAGAGGAAGTTCAGACAGGAAGCCTGTGGTAGGTACAAGAGGCCACAAACCTAGAAAAGGGAACTTCAGACTCACAGTCAGCTGTGATTAATCTTTGAGATAATCTGGTCCCCTTTCTGCGTGGGGCAGGCGGGTCCTGAGACTCAGAGGAGGCAAGGGTCTTGCTCAAGTAAGGCAGTAAGGAAGGACAGGAGCCCCCAAGCCCTGCCTCCTGGGCTCATGCCCAGTTGTCTGTAGCCGAGAGCTGTTAACTGGACAGAAAGCTGGTCCTGAAGTCAGGTGCGGCTGCTCACCGCTTGGAAATAAATAATAGTCATGTAAACCAGTACAACTAAAACTAACATaatactgcatgttaactatactggaattaaaagaaaagaaaaaaaaatcgatACTCGAGAGACGAGTCGATGGTGCTTTATTCAGGAAGCTGGCAACCTGGGAAGACGGCacaggaaaagggaggggagCTGAGTGCAGGAGAAGCAGGTGCCCAAGTGGTTGGTCATGGACCTGATACATGACCCTGAACAGACTGGCTGGCATCCACGGCAGCTGTCTTCGAATGGAGTCCCGCCTCTCTTCTGGGAAAGTCTGGTCCTTCACTCCTCAAGGTCAGTGCGCTGCAAACCTCAAAGAAAGCAAGCTAGTTCTGGTACAGATAAAGGGTCTGAAGTCAGCAAGCAAGGAGTGCATAAGCTCGAAGCAAGTTCACCCTTCCAGCAGGTGGGAGTGTTGTTACAATCCCACCTGGCCAGCCCCTCCGGAGAGTCAGAGCCTCAGGACCCTTGTGGAGGTGCCCTCCTCGGGATGGGTGTCAGGCTAGCCTACATAGTGTCAGAGGTATGAAAGAGTCCTCATCTGGACAAGTAACACACACCCTCACTTAtatcgttcattcattcattcactcacaaactatcatagaaaaaaaaaaaaaaaggacagatttGAATCAGTCCTGACCCTCAACTAGTTCAAGCAGTGGGGGAAGACAGACAAGCTTGAGCTTTATCtgaaggcaatggggagccatgggaggttcttgagcaggaaaggggcaggatCATATAGTAATCAACATGATCCCTCTGAGGCCAGTGTAGGGAAGAGCCGGAAGGGAGAGGCTGGAGGCCAAAAGGTCAGAGAGGAAACTGTTGTGactttggggaaaaggaaaaccCAAGCCCACGTGGAGACAGCAGCCTTGGTAATGGAAGCAAGAGTGATTTAAGACACTTTCAGGAACTGAAAATGAAAGACAGGTgcggtgggtgggggagggactaCTGGAGTGACTCCCGGAGCCCCACCCCAACTTCACCCTGACTTGGAGCTCTGAGACCCCACCTCTGCCCTGAGCAGCAGAAACTCCACTTGCATCACTGCCCCAGAGCAGAGTCTTTCTTCCCTACCTGCGCCATTTCCTACCAGGGCCCAACAGCGAGATTCATATCAATATTTGGACCAGAGAATGACAACATGTTCTAATTCAATGGTGGGAAGGGGCTGGTTTTAATCCTTTGTTTGGATCCACAGAGGGGTGGTGAGGGGAGGCTGTCCGTgggctttcttctccttcctcaagCCAGGTCTCTGGCCAGGCATCAAGTCACATAGGCCCTCGGGGACCCAGGTGTCCTGACCAGCAACAGTAGTAGGTGCTGAGCCAGGTGGTGGCTGGAGCTTAGCTAAGCGAGATACCTAAGTAGGCAATTGAAGCAACAATGAGTCAAAATGAAAGGTAACAACAAGGCCTTTAATCACACACTGCGATGGTATATCGTACAAGCAAGAAGATAAATCAGAGAAAGCACCCCCCGCTTtccatttcctccccccccccagagaaAGGTGGTTGGgtgctaaagggaaaaaaatatgattgtcaaggaaaaaattatttgtgaCACTTATTAAGGAAAGGTAAAGACTGTATTTGGGGCCACAGGAACCACCACAATGGGGTgtggcaggaggggagagaggccagTACTCCACTCTGAATACAGTAAGGAAAAGTGGGAATTTATCACCAAGGAGTAGGGGGTGGGTCAGTGGAAGGAGAATTACTGAGAGGAAATGACTgcaagggatgggggtggggagctagGGGTAGCAGTGCAGAGTCTGGGTGGGGAAAGTGTCTTCaagttttcctcctccttcccccatcaGGAGGCCTCGGTAGAGGCACCTGAAGAACCCAGATAAAGAGAGGTAGGAATGAAGGCAGCTGGCCTAGGGCGCAAAGCATATGACCAGCCAGAGATGTCTGAGTCCTTGATGGGAGGAACTcccttctgggattttgatgcaCTGGCTGTCACCAAGtctggagtggggagggcagcttcccagccccccacccccacccgcaggGGTCTGCCCTCCAGGGAAAGCCTTCATATTTGCCTATGATCAGGCCTGGAAAATCACATACATGTTTTACCCATGGGCTGACCTTCTCAGATGGTTCTGTCCATCACAGACCTGGGGAGGTCACCTGACGTGTAGTGCTGGGGTTGTGATCTTGGGATCTGAAGACATGAATGAGTACTCAGGGGTGGGGGTCTTGGGGTCTGGGGAGCAGAGAATCATCCTCTTACGCAAGCTCCTGGCAAAGTGCTAATTATATTCTGAATTGACTCTGCACTACATGTTAGAAGGGTGTAGGCTTGGGGTATCTGGTACAagctggagaagaggaaaagactcAGACCCTGGAGTGTGATCCTGGGTACAACCTCTACAGTGTCCTCTCCTTCTATGAGCCTCAGGGCTCTGTACATCTTCCCCACCCTCTAGATAAGGAGATGAGTTCCCATCTCTGGGGTTCTTTCCTGGGGAGCTTTGGCTGTTTGTCATGTTCAGAGACAGTCTCATATATAGGAAGCCATATTTCtctatcctttcctttttttttttttttttagtaatctctacacaggggtggctgggtggctcagtcagttaagcatctgactcttaatttccgctcaggtcatgatctcacagttcatgagttccaacccccTCATTGGGCTCCTCACTAAGAGTGCGGATTAaagaagtaatctctacacccaacatagggctcaaacccacaatcccgagatcaagagttgtatgctccactaactgagccagccaggcgcccccatatttctGTATCCTAAACTATTTCCACTCGTCTGAATTTGGGGAAATCTGATGCTCAGAGACCAACTGGGGGCCCCTCCCAGAGGAGGTTCTcactttttggttttgatagggTCTGTGGCCAGAGAAGGATTATGATGTTTTTCGGATCTGAAGGTGGGTGTGGATGGGTCAAAGTCGGTCCAGAATGGGATAGGAGGCACAGGCCTCCTTCACTGTCACTGATGGAAGGATACAAATCATACTTACACCATCCTCCAGGGACCATGGTAGCAGGcagagtgtctgaccacagcccCACTCAGACCTCTTCCTCAGACCTCTCTTGCCCTCACAGTTGTGGCCACCACAGCAGCATTGGCATCCCTGGGATGCAGAGAATAGTCTAGATAGATTCCCTTAACACTTTATGATTATCCTCTCCCAGCTTGGAGGGGGAGGCATCTGAGGGATGGTAGAAGGGGGGGGGATGCTTTCTGGATTCAATGGATGGTTTCTGTCCCCAGCTTCTCCCTTCAACAGGgagacctctctctccctcaggccACTGCAGAGGAAGTGAAAGTGGAGCCCTTAACTCTCTGAACcacattgtgtgtgtggggggggcagggggtttCCTTCCTCCTGTGCCCCAGAACCCTGCCTCTCAACTTCTGAAGACCAGTCCACTTCCTTCAAGAGAGATGTGGAGTTTAAATGTCTGTTTTCCCCAGATAGGTTTCTGGgagaccctcttttttttttttttttttttttaatgcttagttttgaaagagagagagcttgaacaggatagagagagggagacagaggatctgaagcaggctctatgctgccagcagagagcctgatgtggggttcaaacccacagataatgagatcatgacctgatatgaagtcagatgcttaaccgactgagccttccaggcgccCCCCTTGGAGACCCTCTTATGAAGATGGAGGAACAGAACACCAAGACACTCCTGAGAACAAATCCTCTCCATGTCAGACCCACCCTGGAGACCTCAGGAAGTACTGGCTGAACTGTTGAATTCGTCTGCAGGGATAGAGGTTGGgactgagcctggagccctgaCTCCAGCTCCAGACTTGAATCTGTAGCCTGGGTTCAGGGTGAGGTAGAACTTGTGACTGGGTCTTTACCTCTTCTCACATTTCCCTTGAGCTCTGCACATCTCCCCTTTTCCCCCACACTCTTCCAGGTGCCACAATTCCTCTCCTCCATGGAGGCTCACTTAGCCTCCCAGTCTCCCATGGACAGTGCTCCATCTCTGAGGTCACAGAACTCTTCCCAATCTAAGCAAGGTCCCACATGTGCCTAAACACTTTGAATGTCTTCCTTGGCTCCCAAAGACAATGCCTCAGTCAGCTCCTGATATTCCATTCCTTCATTTATCTGACAGACACAGAGGCATATTTTTAAACCATCTTTCAGGATTTGGGACACAGCTAGAATCAGGAAAGGGTGGTGAGTCTTGTTCTCAGTCCTCCAGAGATCCATTTGGGTATTGGCCAGAGactgagcgagagagacagagagagagagagagagagagagagagaaaagaagaagaagaagaagaagaagaagaagaagaagaagaagaagaaagaggaggaggaggaggaggaggaaagggggaagaggaggaggaggaaagagggacacgtggagaggaagagggagagagatacagcaggggggagggaaagagaagggggaggggaagggggaggaagagatcaGCTTATTGGGGAGAGAATCCCTTCCTGCCTGTAAGAGGTGAGGAAGAGAATAAAGGTTTATCCCAGACAAGGAGGGATCTCTGAAGAGATTGGGGGTGGAGTTGGCCCTGAGAGGCAAGAAACCAAGGGCATGTGAGCAGTCCCACACGAAGGGTATGACTGACCCTAAGGCCTTACTTTTCAGGCGGTGTCAAGGAGTCTAGGAAGGGCAAAGCTAGACTGGAGCGGGGGTGGTGGGCACCTATCCCGTTCAAATCCGTCCGCAAGCCTCTcaattctcccagcacctgcCCACCGGGGAGCGCGCTCTCCCGCCCAGACAAAGCTGGATGTGGcgctgtccgtggtgctgaagCAGGATTCGGTCCCGAGTTCAGGAATATCTGGGCGGTGTGGAAGGGTCTCAGTCCAGGAAAGCTGCTGAGTCAGGACTGGGCCCACCTAGGAGTGAGAAAACCAGGGAGGAGccggcccctctccctcctccttatGTGCCCCGGAGAATGTCTAGTGGGCTCTGCCAAGCCGCTGAAATCGAAGCTCCTAGCAGCCCATCTCTAGACATCGTGttctgtgagaaaaataaaggccccttggggcgcctgggtggctcagtcggttaagcggccaactttggctcagggcatgatctcaggattcatgggtccgagccccgcgtctggctctgtgctgatagctcggagcctgcttcagattctgtgtctttctctctctcttcccctcccctgttcatccccccccccccgccccctcaaaaataaataaacataaaaaaagaaagaaaaataaaaccttatttattaAGGTTCCTGAAAGTCTGCCTCGTAATTTAGAGCAAAATGCATTCCTCATTGATACATTATGTGGAAAGTGGAGATGATTCTTCCAATTCTATTTGAAGCCAACATGACATGTTCCAATGCATTTAAATCTGCAGACACCCCATAAGAGTGCCTGGTATGATggactttttttcacttttgctaATTCAAGATTAGAAaagtagttttatatttatattttctttattttgcattgGTGTGATTATAAACAACTTTTcccatccatttcttttttaaatttttttatgtttatttatttttgagagagacggagagagacagagcacgagcaggagagggcagagagagggagacacagcatctgaaacaggctccaggctctgagctgtcagcacagagcctgacgtagggctcaaactcacaaactatgagatcatgacctgagctgaagttggacgcttaaccaactgagccacccaggcgcaccgccccccccccagactattttttagaacagttttaattttacagaaaatTGAGCAGatggtacagagagttcccatatatatCCACGTCTCATCACGGTCTcccctattattaatatcttgcattagcataatacatttgttacaattaaggACTCAATATTGATACATCATTAtcaactaaagtccatagttcaAACTAAGGTTCTGTTAGTGTATTGTACAGTcttatgggtttggacaaaagCATAAtatcatgtatccaccattacccTATCTTACATACATGTTATCATATACGCATGACGTATACTCATCATATATAACATgcaaatatatttgtgtataataaatacattttgtatagtgtatttatat
The Lynx canadensis isolate LIC74 chromosome E2, mLynCan4.pri.v2, whole genome shotgun sequence genome window above contains:
- the LOC115503237 gene encoding sialic acid-binding Ig-like lectin 5 isoform X1 — its product is MPLWLLLLLLCGGPLLRVLGYQLELQESVTVQEGLCVHVRCKFFLPWFSFGFISISWFQKGADVYYDPPVATNKPDRKLHERTQGRFFLLGDPQTEDCSLYITDVNMGDSGTYFLHVETHSYLYNMLSLNVTALTHTPHILTPGTLESGRPGDLNCSVPWACERGMPPIFSWTSAAFTSLGPRTRLSSVLTLTPRSQDHGTNLTCQVQFPAIGVMVERTVQLNVTYAPQNTAIRIFQGNRIALETLQNTSSLLIREGQDLRLLCAAAGNPPAELSWFRGSPALNATPMCTTHILELPQVGAAEEGVLTCRAQNSLGSQHVSLRLSVVCPPRLLGPSCSWEGEALGCTCSARALPAPTLRWRLGEGLLEGNHSDASLTVTSSSEGPWANGSLSLRGPLRSDLRLGCEARNEHGAQSTAVLVLRPDKPEPRASGVLGVVGGAGIMTLLLSLCLCLIFRVKTLRKRAAQPVQIMDLKPAGDSGSGAHWHRVLTDIPADPPASAGTSPISGEEQELHYAFLRFPKLKPREQEGINTEYSEIKTYK
- the LOC115503237 gene encoding sialic acid-binding Ig-like lectin 5 isoform X2; translation: MPLWLLLLLLCGGPLLRVLGYQLELQESVTVQEGLCVHVRCKFFLPWFSFGFISISWFQKGADVYYDPPVATNKPDRKLHERTQGRFFLLGDPQTEDCSLYITDVNMGDSGTYFLHVETHSYLYNMLSLNVTALTHTPHILTPGTLESGRPGDLNCSVPWACERGMPPIFSWTSAAFTSLGPRTRLSSVLTLTPRSQDHGTNLTCQVQFPAIGVMVERTVQLNVTYAPQNTAIRIFQGNRIALETLQNTSSLLIREGQDLRLLCAAAGNPPAELSWFRGSPALNATPMCTTHILELPQVGAAEEGVLTCRAQNSLGSQHVSLRLSVVCPPRLLGPSCSWEGEALGCTCSARALPAPTLRWRLGEGLLEGNHSDASLTVTSSSEGPWANGSLSLRGPLRSDLRLGCEARNEHGAQSTAVLVLRPDKPEPRASGVLGVVGGAGIMTLLLSLCLCLIFSPWSSSWIRGSTWRLDPHPPASFYALRGMQGMVCPLHAPNNQAESRGAVPLE
- the LOC115503237 gene encoding sialic acid-binding Ig-like lectin 5 isoform X3 codes for the protein MPLWLLLLLLCGGPLLRVLGYQLELQESVTVQEGLCVHVRCKFFLPWFSFGFISISWFQKGADVYYDPPVATNKPDRKLHERTQGRFFLLGDPQTEDCSLYITDVNMGDSGTYFLHVETHSYLYNMLSLNVTALTHTPHILTPGTLESGRPGDLNCSVPWACERGMPPIFSWTSAAFTSLGPRTRLSSVLTLTPRSQDHGTNLTCQVQFPAIGVMVERTVQLNVTYAPQNTAIRIFQGNRIALETLQNTSSLLIREGQDLRLLCAAAGNPPAELSWFRGSPALNATPMCTTHILELPQVGAAEEGVLTCRAQNSLGSQHVSLRLSVVCPPRLLGPSCSWEGEALGCTCSARALPAPTLRWRLGEGLLEGNHSDASLTVTSSSEGPWANGSLSLRGPLRSDLRLGCEARNEHGAQSTAVLVLRPDKPEPRASGVLGVVGGAGIMTLLLSLCLCLIFRGWSARCTPQITRLKVAGLFP